From a single Pseudobutyrivibrio xylanivorans genomic region:
- a CDS encoding aspartate/glutamate racemase family protein has protein sequence MKKLGIIGGLGPMATAYFMRRIIELTDAATDQENIEMIIYNCPSIPDRTGFILGENQESPFPKILEIARSLEHQNVDYIAMPCITAHYFHDQLADNVFIPVSNGIKEAAQYLKERGIKRVGIMATDGTASMHLFDSVFKDYDISCLYPDETDQKQVMSIIYDDVKAGKPVDIEKFFDVKAHLLDAGAEVIILGCTELSIAKRDIDVGAQVLDIVDVLAADCVKKCAKARPECENLITEV, from the coding sequence ATGAAAAAACTAGGCATAATAGGTGGCCTTGGGCCCATGGCGACTGCTTACTTCATGCGTCGCATAATAGAGCTTACCGATGCCGCCACAGATCAGGAAAATATCGAAATGATTATATACAACTGTCCTTCGATTCCAGACAGGACAGGCTTTATCCTTGGGGAAAATCAGGAGAGCCCATTCCCAAAGATTCTCGAGATTGCCAGATCTCTTGAACACCAGAATGTGGACTATATTGCCATGCCATGCATAACTGCTCATTATTTTCATGACCAGCTTGCAGACAATGTTTTTATTCCTGTCAGCAATGGTATTAAGGAGGCTGCCCAGTATCTTAAGGAACGCGGCATCAAAAGAGTTGGCATAATGGCAACTGATGGCACTGCGTCAATGCATCTATTTGATTCAGTATTTAAGGATTATGATATCAGCTGCCTTTATCCAGATGAGACTGACCAAAAGCAGGTCATGAGCATCATTTATGATGATGTTAAGGCTGGAAAGCCTGTTGATATAGAGAAGTTTTTCGATGTGAAGGCCCACCTTTTAGACGCTGGAGCCGAGGTGATTATCCTAGGCTGCACTGAGCTTTCAATAGCAAAACGCGACATCGATGTTGGCGCACAGGTGCTTGATATTGTTGATGTGCTGGCAGCTGACTGTGTGAAGAAGTGCGCCAAGGCACGCCCAGAGTGCGAGAATTTAATTACAGAGGTATAG
- a CDS encoding acyl carrier protein: protein MNELIEILNDLHPEVDFTTEKGLVTGGILDSFDIVSLISEINEEFDVTIGAAELTPENFDSAETIYALIKAKLDDED from the coding sequence ATGAATGAATTAATTGAGATTTTAAACGATTTACATCCCGAGGTGGATTTTACAACGGAGAAAGGGCTTGTTACAGGCGGAATCCTTGATTCTTTTGATATAGTTTCGCTTATATCTGAAATTAATGAGGAGTTTGATGTAACTATTGGTGCAGCGGAACTTACACCTGAGAACTTCGATTCTGCGGAGACAATTTACGCACTTATTAAGGCTAAGTTAGATGACGAGGACTAA
- a CDS encoding MBOAT family O-acyltransferase: MPFLLLASYAFYFIADPRYLIFIAITTVSTFFAAKAISDKKVSFDVWFKEHKKEYEKEERKALKAKEHAAEKKIFLCCLLFNLGFLAVTKYTNFTIANINNIIGAFGNQGQISFVDLIIPMGISFYTFQSMGYLIDVYNGKFEAQKNLIKFALFVSFFPQLVQGPISRYADLSQTLYEEHRFDWHTVSFGLERILWGFFKKLVIADRILVPVKAIIANTDSYNGFYAFVGAMFYALELYADFTGGIDITIGVAETMGIKVTENFNRPYFSKNIKEYWNRWHITMGTWFTDYIFYPISASQFMMKLSKKSRARLGNNLGKRVPVYLSSFIVWFTTGIWHGASWNFIVWGLGNFVVIMISQELEPFYRWFHSKVNVAGTLGWKVFQIIRTVLIMSSLRMFDCYRDVPLTFKMFGSIFTQSSLSQLSAEVFIGMGITAYDYLVVFIGMLVLVSVSLIQRSGSVREKIATKAAPVRFIIWYGLFMATVIFGAYGIGYSASQFIYNQF; the protein is encoded by the coding sequence GTGCCCTTCCTGCTTCTTGCAAGTTATGCTTTTTATTTCATAGCAGATCCAAGATATTTGATTTTCATTGCTATCACTACAGTTTCAACCTTTTTTGCAGCCAAAGCCATTTCTGACAAGAAGGTTAGCTTTGATGTATGGTTCAAGGAGCACAAAAAGGAATATGAAAAGGAAGAGCGAAAGGCATTAAAAGCAAAAGAGCACGCTGCTGAGAAGAAAATCTTTTTATGCTGTCTTCTTTTTAATCTTGGTTTTCTTGCGGTAACAAAGTACACAAACTTTACTATTGCAAATATCAACAATATTATCGGTGCTTTTGGTAATCAGGGACAAATTTCATTTGTGGATTTGATTATCCCGATGGGTATTTCTTTCTACACTTTCCAGTCAATGGGATATCTTATTGATGTTTATAATGGCAAGTTCGAGGCTCAGAAAAATCTCATTAAGTTTGCATTATTCGTATCATTTTTCCCTCAGCTTGTCCAGGGACCAATCAGCCGCTATGCAGATTTGAGCCAGACTCTTTATGAGGAGCATAGATTTGATTGGCATACTGTGTCATTTGGCTTAGAGAGAATCCTTTGGGGCTTCTTCAAGAAGCTTGTTATTGCTGATAGAATTCTTGTGCCTGTTAAAGCGATTATCGCAAATACGGATTCATATAATGGATTCTATGCATTTGTTGGAGCGATGTTTTACGCTTTAGAGCTTTACGCTGATTTTACTGGTGGAATTGATATTACAATCGGTGTGGCAGAGACTATGGGAATTAAAGTCACAGAGAACTTTAATCGTCCATACTTCTCTAAAAACATCAAGGAATATTGGAACAGATGGCACATTACCATGGGTACCTGGTTTACGGATTATATTTTCTATCCAATCAGTGCCAGCCAGTTTATGATGAAGCTGTCAAAGAAGAGCCGCGCACGTCTTGGAAACAATCTGGGTAAGAGAGTGCCGGTTTATCTTTCAAGCTTTATTGTCTGGTTTACTACTGGTATCTGGCATGGAGCCAGCTGGAATTTCATCGTTTGGGGACTTGGTAACTTTGTGGTTATCATGATTTCTCAGGAGCTGGAGCCATTCTATCGTTGGTTCCACAGCAAGGTGAATGTGGCTGGAACCCTTGGCTGGAAGGTTTTCCAAATCATCCGAACAGTGCTTATTATGTCGTCACTTAGAATGTTTGACTGCTATCGTGATGTTCCTCTTACATTCAAAATGTTTGGAAGTATTTTCACTCAGTCAAGCCTGTCACAGTTAAGTGCTGAGGTATTTATCGGAATGGGAATCACAGCCTACGACTATCTTGTTGTGTTCATCGGTATGCTTGTGTTGGTTTCAGTCAGCCTGATTCAGCGTTCAGGCTCAGTCAGAGAGAAGATAGCTACCAAGGCTGCCCCTGTACGATTTATCATTTGGTATGGCTTATTTATGGCTACAGTAATCTTCGGTGCCTATGGTATCGGATACTCGGCTAGCCAGTTTATTTATAATCAATTTTAA
- a CDS encoding amino acid adenylation domain-containing protein, producing the protein MQNNVLDYLEGSLLRCPDKIAYADDEVQLSFKDVKRIMDSVGTSLLNRGCKREPVIVFMKKSPNTIATFFGVINAGCYYVPIDSEMPATRINLILDNCKPRVIICDESTVDIANSFDYKAEVVLFSDIVNTDSDDEALALVRKKAIDTDPIYIVFTSGSTGVPKGVCACHRSVIDYIEQLSETLGFNEDTIFGNQTPLYFDACLKELYPTLKFGATTYLIPHSYFMFPIKLVEYINEHQINTVCWVVSALTMISAFATFDTVVPHTLKTIAFGSEVFPIKQFRLWRAAVPEAKFFNLYGPTEGTGMCCYYPVEREFADDEVIPVGFPFKNTEILLLKEDNTLAADGEQGEICIRGTSVTLGYYNNPEKTSEAYVQNPLNTAYPEIIYRTGDIGHINEYGELVFHSRKDFQIKHMGHRIELGEIEANVNLVPEIKLSGCIYAKEQGKIVLYYVGDITEGDLIKALKTKLPRYMLPNKVNRLDEMPFTANGKIDRVTLSKMYSSK; encoded by the coding sequence ATGCAAAACAATGTACTAGATTATTTGGAAGGGAGCCTTCTCCGTTGCCCAGACAAAATCGCATATGCGGATGATGAGGTTCAGCTTTCCTTCAAAGATGTAAAAAGAATAATGGATAGTGTTGGCACAAGCCTTTTGAATCGAGGCTGCAAGCGTGAGCCGGTTATAGTGTTCATGAAGAAAAGCCCAAACACTATTGCAACATTTTTTGGCGTAATAAATGCAGGCTGTTATTATGTTCCAATCGACAGCGAGATGCCTGCTACACGTATTAATTTGATTTTAGATAACTGCAAGCCACGGGTTATCATCTGTGATGAAAGCACAGTTGATATCGCAAATAGTTTTGATTATAAAGCAGAGGTGGTATTGTTTTCTGATATCGTAAATACGGATTCGGATGATGAGGCTCTTGCACTTGTTCGTAAGAAGGCAATCGATACTGATCCAATTTATATTGTATTTACGTCAGGTTCTACAGGAGTTCCAAAGGGAGTATGTGCCTGCCATCGTTCAGTAATCGATTATATAGAGCAACTGTCAGAAACACTTGGCTTTAATGAGGACACAATCTTTGGAAATCAGACACCGCTGTATTTTGACGCATGCCTCAAGGAGCTTTATCCAACCTTGAAGTTTGGTGCTACTACCTATCTGATTCCACACTCATATTTCATGTTCCCAATCAAGCTTGTGGAATATATAAATGAGCATCAGATTAACACTGTCTGCTGGGTTGTTTCTGCGCTGACAATGATTAGTGCCTTTGCAACCTTTGACACCGTGGTACCTCATACATTAAAGACTATCGCTTTTGGTAGTGAGGTATTTCCTATCAAGCAGTTCAGATTGTGGAGAGCAGCAGTGCCTGAGGCGAAGTTTTTTAATCTATACGGCCCTACTGAGGGAACAGGAATGTGCTGCTATTATCCTGTTGAGCGTGAGTTCGCGGATGATGAAGTGATTCCAGTTGGCTTTCCATTCAAGAATACAGAAATCCTCTTGTTGAAGGAGGATAATACACTTGCAGCAGATGGTGAGCAGGGTGAGATTTGTATTCGTGGCACTTCGGTAACTCTGGGATATTACAACAATCCTGAGAAGACAAGCGAAGCATATGTGCAGAACCCATTAAACACAGCCTATCCAGAAATCATTTATCGAACTGGAGACATTGGTCATATCAATGAATATGGAGAGTTGGTGTTCCACTCACGTAAGGATTTCCAGATAAAGCACATGGGTCACCGCATTGAGCTTGGTGAAATTGAAGCAAATGTAAACCTTGTTCCTGAGATAAAGCTTTCAGGATGCATTTACGCCAAGGAGCAGGGCAAAATTGTGCTTTACTACGTGGGCGATATCACAGAGGGTGACTTAATCAAGGCGTTGAAAACAAAGCTACCACGCTACATGCTTCCGAACAAGGTGAATCGTCTCGATGAGATGCCATTCACAGCCAATGGAAAGATTGACCGTGTAACGTTAAGCAAAATGTATTCAAGTAAGTAA
- the dtd gene encoding D-aminoacyl-tRNA deacylase produces the protein MKFVIQRVNEASVAVDGKTIGQIEKGFLVLIGVSGDDTKEIADKMVKKLLGLRIFDDENDKINLSLTDVGGSLLLISQFTLYANCKKGYRPSFIDAGAPDMANEMYEYIISKCRQEGFHVETGEFGADMKVSLQNDGPFTIILDSNDIC, from the coding sequence ATGAAGTTTGTAATTCAAAGAGTAAATGAAGCATCAGTTGCGGTAGATGGCAAGACAATTGGCCAGATTGAAAAGGGCTTTCTTGTACTTATTGGGGTTTCTGGTGATGATACCAAAGAGATCGCAGACAAGATGGTAAAGAAGCTGTTGGGACTTAGAATTTTTGATGATGAGAATGACAAAATCAATCTTTCACTAACAGATGTGGGTGGCTCATTGCTTCTCATTTCTCAGTTCACACTATATGCCAACTGCAAGAAGGGGTATCGCCCATCCTTTATTGATGCAGGCGCCCCTGATATGGCGAATGAAATGTACGAGTACATTATTTCAAAGTGCCGACAGGAGGGCTTCCATGTGGAGACTGGAGAATTCGGTGCAGACATGAAGGTCTCTCTTCAAAATGATGGGCCGTTTACAATAATTCTTGATTCAAACGATATTTGCTAG
- a CDS encoding glycoside hydrolase family 27 protein: MDKNSFAITPPMGWNSYDYYDTTVTEDQVKKNADFMAANLKQYGWQYIVVDIEWYSNDAGTRREQFQYIPFGDDEIDEYGRFIPSPSRFPSSVGGAGFKPLADYCHELGLKFGIHIMRGIPRAAAERHLPILGTDYSAADAANPSSICGWNPDMYGCLDNDVGQAYYDSIVKLYAEWGVDFIKCDDICDSWMYKPEDFSGWHETRMLHDAIKKSGREIVLSLSPGPAHIDKAFHYQKYANMWRITDDFWDKWELLKNMFFRCEQWQDHVRAGCFPDCDMLPIGKVGAGFKESRDSRFTQDELKTMMTLWCIFRSPLMIGGELTLMTEDNLKLLTNKNLLQLLEDGWKAQQIMRDDNQAIWISKNERFGRRAAAFFNLSEDSSKVLVEQAVLPNEETVTATDIWTDTDVSLSVGSGIEVPAHGVKLYIY, translated from the coding sequence ATGGACAAGAATTCTTTTGCGATTACACCACCAATGGGGTGGAACAGCTACGATTATTACGATACCACTGTCACTGAGGATCAGGTAAAGAAGAATGCAGATTTTATGGCTGCTAATCTAAAGCAGTACGGTTGGCAGTATATAGTCGTTGATATTGAATGGTATTCAAATGATGCAGGCACAAGACGTGAGCAGTTTCAATATATTCCTTTTGGAGATGATGAGATTGATGAATATGGACGCTTTATTCCAAGTCCATCACGCTTCCCGTCAAGCGTAGGTGGGGCAGGCTTCAAGCCTTTGGCAGATTATTGTCATGAGCTTGGATTAAAGTTTGGAATACACATCATGCGTGGTATTCCTCGTGCAGCTGCAGAGCGCCATTTGCCAATTTTGGGTACAGATTATTCGGCGGCTGATGCTGCAAATCCATCAAGTATTTGTGGTTGGAATCCGGATATGTATGGCTGTTTGGACAATGATGTTGGACAGGCTTACTATGATTCCATTGTGAAGCTGTATGCTGAGTGGGGTGTGGATTTTATCAAGTGTGATGATATCTGCGATTCCTGGATGTACAAGCCTGAGGACTTCAGTGGCTGGCATGAAACCAGAATGCTTCATGATGCAATTAAGAAATCAGGCAGGGAGATTGTGCTTAGTCTTTCACCAGGACCTGCACATATTGACAAGGCATTTCATTATCAGAAATATGCTAATATGTGGCGTATAACTGATGATTTCTGGGATAAGTGGGAGCTTCTTAAGAATATGTTCTTCCGCTGCGAACAGTGGCAGGATCACGTTAGAGCAGGCTGTTTCCCAGACTGTGATATGCTTCCTATAGGAAAGGTTGGTGCAGGTTTCAAAGAAAGTCGTGACAGCAGATTCACTCAGGATGAATTGAAGACCATGATGACCCTCTGGTGCATTTTCCGTTCGCCACTTATGATTGGTGGAGAGTTAACTCTGATGACGGAGGATAATCTTAAGCTTCTTACAAATAAAAATCTTCTTCAATTGTTGGAGGATGGCTGGAAGGCACAGCAGATAATGCGAGATGATAATCAGGCCATTTGGATTTCAAAGAATGAAAGGTTTGGTAGGAGAGCAGCTGCGTTCTTTAATCTTTCGGAAGATAGTAGTAAGGTGCTTGTGGAGCAGGCTGTTCTTCCAAATGAAGAGACAGTCACAGCAACTGATATCTGGACAGATACAGATGTTTCACTTTCGGTTGGCAGCGGGATAGAAGTTCCTGCTCATGGAGTAAAATTATACATATATTAA
- a CDS encoding SGNH/GDSL hydrolase family protein — protein sequence MKKIISTFLILCIAFSGLFLATKLLEPKYMSGILEGAMIGEYYDDPTDHNVVFIGDCELYENISPVYLWENYGINSYIRGSAQQLIWQSYYLAEETIKREHPDIIVFNVLSMKYNEPQNEAYNRMSIDGMRWSSSKVNNIKASMTEEERFVDYVFPLLRYHSRWSDLNSDDFKYLFHRDKVSFNGYYMRVDVKPAEDVPEGKPLADYQFGDNAYTYLNKLTKLCKDNDVQLILVKAPTLYPYWYPQWDEQIADFASSNNLSYINFLEYQDEMGIDWQTDTYDGGLHLNLAGAEKMSNFFGKLLVEEYMVPDRRGEQKLENYWAGVIERYNSEIERQNRNLELYGSVHEPDEK from the coding sequence ATGAAAAAGATTATTTCAACATTTTTAATATTATGCATTGCCTTCTCCGGCCTTTTCCTTGCAACCAAGTTGCTGGAGCCAAAGTATATGTCTGGTATCTTAGAAGGTGCAATGATTGGCGAATACTATGATGACCCGACTGATCACAATGTAGTTTTCATTGGTGACTGTGAGCTTTATGAAAATATTTCACCAGTATATTTGTGGGAGAATTACGGAATCAATTCGTATATACGTGGAAGCGCGCAACAGCTCATATGGCAGTCTTATTATCTCGCAGAGGAGACAATCAAAAGAGAGCATCCAGATATCATTGTTTTCAATGTGCTTTCCATGAAATATAATGAGCCACAAAATGAAGCTTACAATCGTATGTCAATCGACGGTATGCGTTGGTCATCAAGCAAGGTGAACAATATCAAGGCATCAATGACAGAGGAAGAGCGTTTTGTGGATTATGTATTTCCATTATTGCGTTATCACAGCCGCTGGAGTGATTTGAACTCTGATGATTTCAAATATCTTTTCCATAGAGATAAGGTTTCATTCAATGGTTACTATATGCGAGTGGATGTGAAACCAGCTGAGGATGTTCCGGAGGGAAAGCCACTGGCGGATTATCAGTTTGGAGATAACGCATATACGTATTTAAACAAGCTTACAAAGCTTTGTAAGGACAACGATGTGCAGCTTATTTTGGTTAAGGCGCCAACCCTGTATCCATATTGGTATCCACAGTGGGATGAGCAGATAGCAGATTTTGCCTCATCAAATAATCTTTCATACATCAATTTCCTGGAGTATCAGGATGAGATGGGAATTGATTGGCAAACAGACACCTATGATGGCGGCTTGCATCTGAATCTTGCAGGTGCAGAAAAGATGTCGAATTTCTTTGGAAAGCTATTGGTAGAAGAGTATATGGTGCCAGACCGAAGAGGAGAGCAGAAGCTTGAAAATTATTGGGCAGGTGTTATAGAAAGATACAATTCGGAGATTGAGCGACAAAACAGAAACTTGGAGCTTTATGGTTCGGTTCATGAACCAGATGAAAAATAG
- a CDS encoding MBOAT family O-acyltransferase — protein sequence MIIYYIFPAKAKPWVLLLASVLFYALNDYLLLGVLIFFTFVNYFLGKLVSKEKKSAFIFSIILNAGLLIGFKVAGRLDKSILLPLGLSFYVFKMISFQADLYRKRVCQFSFVNMAVYFSMFPQIISGPISRYDFVTANRFWIKGEEGTSKKERFFEILGNIEDGLRYFAIGLFMKVIVADHISALWAELKTIGYESISTPMAWIGAYTYSMNLYFDFWGYSLMAAGVGVMLGFPFIENFIQPYCATSISDFYRRWHATLGSWFKDYIYIPLGGSKKGIVRTIFNLLVVWAITGIWHGMTVNFLIWAAVIFVIIVVEKFILSKHERLFKIIGRINVLVVIPCTWVIFTIHSIRKIGTYFLRLFPVINNGIAVNEDDFLHFVPPYLPYLLIGLVLAMPFCQSFFRKYKDNVFVTLIIFAMFWVSIFSLANSAGNPFMYLRF from the coding sequence TTGATTATATATTACATCTTCCCGGCTAAAGCGAAGCCATGGGTTTTGTTGCTAGCCAGTGTCCTTTTTTATGCCCTTAATGATTATTTGCTACTGGGCGTTCTTATATTTTTTACTTTCGTTAACTACTTCCTTGGAAAACTTGTTTCTAAAGAAAAGAAATCAGCATTTATTTTTTCAATTATCCTGAACGCAGGGCTACTGATTGGCTTTAAGGTGGCAGGTCGCCTTGATAAGAGCATTCTTTTGCCCTTGGGCCTAAGCTTTTATGTGTTCAAGATGATTTCATTTCAAGCAGATTTATATAGAAAGAGAGTCTGTCAGTTCAGCTTTGTTAACATGGCGGTCTATTTTTCAATGTTCCCTCAGATTATTTCCGGTCCAATTAGTCGCTATGATTTCGTGACAGCAAATCGGTTCTGGATAAAAGGAGAAGAGGGGACTTCAAAGAAAGAAAGATTTTTTGAAATCCTTGGAAACATCGAGGATGGACTTAGATATTTTGCTATTGGCCTTTTTATGAAGGTCATAGTTGCTGACCATATTTCGGCTCTTTGGGCAGAGTTAAAGACTATCGGTTATGAGAGTATTTCTACACCGATGGCTTGGATTGGCGCCTATACATACTCCATGAATTTATATTTCGATTTTTGGGGATATTCTTTGATGGCTGCTGGCGTTGGTGTAATGTTAGGATTCCCATTTATCGAGAACTTTATTCAACCATATTGTGCTACTTCTATTTCTGATTTTTACAGACGCTGGCACGCTACATTGGGTAGCTGGTTCAAGGATTATATTTATATTCCTCTTGGAGGCAGCAAAAAGGGGATTGTTAGAACGATTTTTAATCTGTTGGTAGTTTGGGCAATAACAGGAATTTGGCATGGCATGACAGTTAATTTCTTAATCTGGGCTGCGGTGATTTTTGTTATTATTGTTGTGGAAAAGTTTATTCTTTCTAAGCATGAGAGACTGTTCAAAATCATTGGACGAATCAATGTACTAGTGGTTATTCCATGCACATGGGTGATTTTTACTATTCATTCAATAAGAAAAATTGGTACCTACTTCCTAAGATTATTCCCTGTGATTAATAATGGAATTGCTGTAAATGAGGATGATTTTTTGCATTTTGTTCCACCATATTTGCCTTACTTATTAATTGGATTGGTTTTGGCAATGCCATTTTGCCAGTCATTTTTCAGAAAGTACAAGGACAATGTGTTTGTTACATTAATTATTTTTGCAATGTTTTGGGTATCGATTTTCAGTTTGGCTAACTCTGCAGGAAATCCATTTATGTACTTGCGATTTTAG
- a CDS encoding carboxylesterase/lipase family protein, giving the protein MLFSIGIIIISILYFVLLELSKNVIFGWVIAGLAIVLAFICRFKLKLNAIMIWAVFCGGLIANYLLSAPPFKTLPAVDYENPQVTEVVHVAQGDLTGVYNEDKSVKVYAGIPYAAAPVGDLRFKEPQPAEAWEGVRACDEFGPMAMQNHSHPMVDSLSHILGWHDYQFKFGDEFLEQMSEDCLYLNVWTPASESTELKPVIFYIHGGSLTTGQSSYSEYRGENLAKKDVVFVNFAYRLGVFGYYAAEDLKDESPNGTTGNYGLLDQIAALNWVRENIEAFGGDPNQITIAGESAGSSSVNALCVSPLTQGMFNYAIAESSGILAVEPFHTFRKYDLAIEEGDKVREQLGVTNSAELRDIPANQLLRTDTNQSAMTIDGYAIIEQPYLTYEKGNNHEKALLNGFNAKESDAFMLNTKVDADNYVDILAEAIGDEAGEMAQVVPANSPQRDQHFIVDAMGDAKGAANIAYSAIWFSYSHYLWNNYLIAQGVPTYEYYFTKTNNSLSNYHAGELPYAYGNLWRHTGLYEEDDFALSEIMQEYWANFAKTGNPNGNNLPEWKMRDEGQNQLLQLDTEIKMIDDPNEELYKVIDKYQNSLK; this is encoded by the coding sequence ATGTTATTTTCAATAGGTATAATTATCATTTCAATATTGTACTTTGTCTTGCTTGAATTATCCAAAAATGTAATTTTTGGTTGGGTAATTGCGGGTCTTGCCATAGTGCTGGCTTTTATCTGCAGATTCAAGCTTAAATTAAACGCTATTATGATATGGGCTGTTTTTTGTGGAGGCCTTATAGCGAATTATCTTTTATCGGCACCTCCATTTAAAACACTTCCTGCTGTGGATTATGAAAACCCCCAGGTAACAGAGGTGGTTCATGTCGCTCAAGGAGATTTAACCGGAGTTTACAATGAGGATAAATCGGTAAAGGTTTATGCGGGAATTCCATATGCGGCTGCACCTGTAGGTGATTTGCGCTTTAAAGAGCCTCAGCCAGCAGAGGCTTGGGAAGGCGTTAGGGCTTGTGATGAATTTGGACCGATGGCTATGCAAAATCATTCTCATCCAATGGTTGACAGTTTGTCACATATTTTGGGATGGCATGACTATCAATTTAAATTTGGTGATGAATTTCTTGAGCAGATGAGTGAGGATTGTCTCTATTTGAATGTCTGGACACCTGCATCGGAGTCAACCGAATTGAAGCCGGTTATTTTTTATATACATGGAGGTAGCCTTACAACGGGGCAATCATCTTATAGCGAATACCGCGGCGAGAATTTAGCCAAGAAGGATGTGGTGTTTGTTAATTTCGCATATAGGCTTGGTGTATTCGGTTATTACGCAGCAGAGGATTTAAAGGACGAGTCGCCAAATGGAACAACTGGCAATTATGGTCTTTTAGATCAGATTGCAGCTCTCAATTGGGTAAGAGAGAACATAGAGGCGTTTGGTGGAGACCCAAATCAAATTACAATTGCAGGAGAGTCGGCAGGTTCATCCTCAGTAAATGCATTGTGTGTGTCACCTCTCACGCAGGGCATGTTCAACTATGCAATTGCTGAATCAAGTGGAATCCTTGCGGTAGAACCTTTTCATACATTCCGTAAATACGATTTGGCAATTGAAGAGGGGGATAAGGTGAGAGAGCAGCTTGGGGTAACAAACTCTGCAGAACTCAGAGATATCCCAGCAAATCAGCTTCTTCGAACCGACACCAATCAATCGGCAATGACAATTGATGGATATGCAATCATCGAGCAGCCATATCTTACTTATGAAAAGGGCAATAACCATGAAAAGGCCTTGCTTAATGGCTTCAACGCCAAAGAATCTGACGCATTTATGTTGAACACTAAGGTGGATGCTGACAATTATGTGGATATTTTGGCGGAGGCTATCGGAGATGAGGCTGGGGAGATGGCGCAGGTTGTTCCTGCTAATAGTCCACAGCGCGACCAGCATTTTATTGTTGATGCAATGGGAGATGCTAAGGGAGCTGCGAACATTGCCTATTCTGCTATTTGGTTTAGCTATTCACACTATCTGTGGAACAATTATCTGATTGCGCAGGGAGTGCCAACCTACGAGTACTATTTCACAAAGACAAATAATAGCTTGTCTAATTATCATGCGGGTGAGTTGCCATATGCTTATGGAAATCTGTGGCGTCACACGGGATTATATGAAGAGGATGATTTCGCCCTGTCAGAGATAATGCAGGAGTATTGGGCGAACTTTGCCAAGACGGGTAATCCAAACGGGAACAACCTTCCAGAGTGGAAAATGAGAGATGAGGGGCAAAATCAGTTGCTCCAGCTTGATACAGAAATAAAAATGATTGATGATCCTAATGAGGAGTTGTACAAAGTGATAGATAAATATCAAAATTCCTTGAAATAA